A stretch of DNA from Leguminivora glycinivorella isolate SPB_JAAS2020 chromosome 12, LegGlyc_1.1, whole genome shotgun sequence:
tgtcacagtataataaagagtactgtcgtacagtatggctactccctctccccgctgaaagtgccgcccaccccctctcggttacctcacagttaccgcccgtcaaaaccgcgaacagtcgacctgtcatatttcattcatacaagcatagtacgcgttcacctacacgagcttagactgtgtgctaggaacgcgcctctttcatatatttgatcacaatgtccgaggtgtgctcttGTGGgtaaaacgcaattttgctattcgctTTCgaagttggtgtggtgaaaataaatagTACAGTACTCTCTCGTGTATAACAAAATCAATTCCGATGTTCATTTAATGTTGGTTGCCACGTGACAGGCTTAGACTAGTGTGGGACCACAGGACAAATGTACCTATTGTAATAATTTCTAATTAACAATTAACTATTCTTCTATTATGAAATATTCTattgcgactttcgatccggaggtcgcgggttcgaaccccggctcgtactaatgagtttttcggaacttatgttcgaaatgtcatttgatatttgccattcgctttttggtgaaggaaaacatcgtgaggaaaccggactaatcccaataaggcctagttacccttcgggttggaaggtcagatggcagtcgctttcgtaaaaactggtgcctatgccaaatcttgggattagttgtcaaagcggaccccaggctcccacgagccgtggcaaatgccgggataacgcaaggaggatgatgatgatgaaatattCTATTGTATAAATTAAGTTACCACTGATATGATTAAATCCTTAATTTAACATAtttatcatatttatttttcaggtgTACGCAATTCTGATGTGCCAGTTGCTGGTGACCTTTGGTGCCATCTGCCTCTTTGTCTACCACATGCCTACGAAGAGATGGTTCTTGGCTAACCCTTACATGATGTAAGTTCCAATCCGTCTTGCGATTTTTTGACTTAGTTACGGGCATACTCAAACCTACAATCGGTAAAAATTGGTTATAGAACACTTAAGGAGCCCCTTGAGTGTTTTCTACACACGGTTTTCATAAgtatttgacaagttttgagttgaaattcCTAAAATTGCAGTACAAATACAAGTAAATATAAGACGAACTgccatcggttcttcaatcttttataTATTCATAAGAGGCGTATTTTGAAAAACATGAATAGGTACttctttttcataattttttaaaaCATGTTAAATGGTCTAAGAAAACACTTTTATCGAAATAAGATTTTAGTGAAGGGGCTTACATAcatgaaatcgacatgtttggGTTTACCTTTcactttttaaaaaaatcaagagagattttaattttaaactaattaaaacaaaagttatgattagggatgtaccgactagtcgggaaaacCGACTATCCGGCTatatttgtagtcggcgattagtcggcaaaaaaggccgattagtcgacACTTCATAAGtgatagcaaagacatatgaaACTCCGTATAGaaggataaagtctaagaaaaaacgtacctcaaagtcatagagaaaaaggtacggtggcctagatggcgttacacctttggggaacgctcggctagatggcgctaatattaatatttgacatgttagtacatatcaagctaagaatatgggtcaaattgtcaaaactgaggttcaaaagttctaagcttgtgtcgagagatggcagcctatgcactgtgattactcattttattttgacagtaactctctataatactcgattctctttggtGATAGgaaattaatacaaaaataaattaacggattatttatggttgtattatgtacgtATCCGTTATGGCTTTGTTTGTCAAAAGAACaaatctgtgatcatcacaccgTCATAAATGTCCTAACTAATGCTATtggtttcataggcaggatcactgcCTACTAAGCCagaaaatggaaaatgtatataaatattctcatagacctttaaacctgtaaaaaataatgaaaagcgcgaaagaaccaaaaatgacattcaaaaattctgctgaatttagtcgaaaattatgttctggccgactaatcggccacccaagagccgactagtcggtagtcggcctagtcggccaaatcactagtcggtacatccctagttatgaccaaaaaaaaagtttttgaccctaaaattgttcaactttgatgccaaatatcacagaaacaatgagctgtgaagtaattatgagatactattttgtttaaagacgatgctgttaatatatgataggctttagaaactatcataatatcaatggattcaaatcgaaggtcattttttttaatttatttatttactgtaaCTTTATCTTAAATTAAGTTTACAAAAGTGCCACTATTGTAAACCTCTGGTCTGGGGTTTATGTAATAGTTGGCGAGATCGCGCGGTCCGATCCGCGTTTgcttaaaacttaaaactattgTTAGGTAGGTAGGTTATTTTCCTGTTGAACCCGTAATTGTATTCTTCACTgtgattaatttatttaaaaacgatCTTAAGTTGATCATTGGCGCAGGGACCGCCCTTAAAAGACAGATGAAAATGGAAGTTTCACAGATGTTGCTACTTTTGGTTCGTTATATATTTGACTCCAAGAACAGCcccaaaatgaaaaatatctcATACATCTCTGATTATAATAATTTCAGATGGGTGGCGTTCGCAGTAACATTGGTCACAATGATTGCGATGGCGTGCTGCGAAAGTGTGCGGCGCACGACGCCCATGAACTTCATCTTTTTGGCTATCTTCACTCTGGCTGAGAGCTTTCTGCTGGGGGCTGTCAGCGCTACGAACGCTCCTGAGGCGGTAAGACCAGCCTAAccagttttttagggttccgtaccaaaaaggtacaacaggaacccttatggtgcgcaggtgcgactctgtccgtctgtctgtccgtctgtcacattcctaaatatctcgagaactactaatgctatcaatttgaaatttggaatagttgtgaacattgtgaacctctacaaatagaaggtaatttttttttaatttattaattttaattgtagaaaatggccaaaatgaaaggggggcaaactgtaaatttcaagttactaggtcaagtggggtatcgttagaaagagcttaaattgaacgtaaataaactatttattatattttttttgttgtggaaaaaaaaagaattttgaaggaaaatgtaaaaaaaatgccccccccccccttatctccgaagtttaccaacgaaaaattataaaaattttaggaaacattggttttatgctaaatattacaggaaaaatataatcgtatttgtatcttgaaaacttttttttaattcacaaaaaacttttcagatttttacttttaatttacccacctttgcggatatatatagtacttcaaattaatacgagatgttacgtaaatcatcttctttccaataaagtaaaaattgtttaaatcggttaacattataaagaataatccctgaaaaaccaacatactatggtcgcgcaaattagttagcgaattcaccgagagatggcgctatacacaataatgctcattagtacctatacttttgtcttctagtcaagtcgttagagttatgtgaaaacatgagattattttaactggggagtttgaaagtttgtacggaaccctcggtgggcgagtccgactcgcacttgaccggtttttttttattatggactgatcagcgattgaccctagtcgcACCTGACGGAAAGTGAAGAccgagtctaagatggagctcaccgattcagtaatagcctattcactcttgctttaaaaaTACTTAAGAAAGAATACTGAAATTGTTGCAAATTGCGATAGATTTGTCAGCCAGTCCTGgtccgtagctgaatggcatgtctgcgaaacgaaacgccaccgaaacgccgcagaaatgtagtctggctttgtcgcgccaatccgcaagagcgatagagatagatagctacgagcgtttcgtttcgtgagcgtttcgtaagcgtttgtgccattcggcttcgtACCCTGGAAATAAAACGCCAAAGTAAAACTATGTTTTAGACTTGTCGATAGAATTTAGGGGTTGCTTTTTATCGCAAACTGCATAGCTCCCGTGGCATATTCTCCGTgttcttaaattttaatattcttGTACTTCGATTACTCGGATACTTTAAttagtttttctactcccgaactgtttgttattcatcatttacagggtcgatctttaaaaccctacataaaagtctatttgcCAAAACCAGTGCCCGCCGGCTTTCctcgcatgcgcgcagtaacgaaaaattGGAAAAcacattgtttggctctgtaaccatggcaacatTGTTATAAcaatactgcgcgcgtgcgcggtaaGCCGGATGACTTTGGGCAGCTGGCAGTGCAAAATAtaagaaacagtgtgaatttcagtTATTCAAGAGaagtgtttaactgagtcaaaaatactcgtggcgtctttaataacaatttttggcttcgcctcaaattgttacccacgctactcttcttttttgatctcctttaaacgtCTGTTGCACAAAATACTATATTGGTTTAATCATTATTACAATGGAATGACATTTGCACATCATTTAAAACGAATGTTTTCTATAAATCTCTCCCATGCAATGTATCTTGTATCCATCTCATATATCTCTCTCATTTCAGGTGATGATGGCCGTCGGTATAACAGCAGCAGTAAGCTTGGCTCTTACTCTGTTCGCTTTCCAGACTAAGTGGGACTTCACCATGATGGGAGGATTCCTCGTCTGTGCCACAGTTGCCTTGCTTATTCTTGGTGAGTAAAGAACTTCATATTACAACGGATTCCAGGAATCCATAAGAAGTTCCATTAATCTTCTAAAAGTCCGGTATTCCTTTAAAAAGGACAATATAAATTCGAATTTTGAACTACAATGCCACATCTCGGAGGCgcgaggcgcgttcctagcacacattctaagctcgtgtaggtgaacgcgtaccatgcttgtatgagtgagacatGACAGGTcgtctgttcgcgtttttgacaggcggtaactgtgaggttaccgaggggtgggcggcactttcagcggggagcgggagtggccatactgtacgatagtactctttattatactgtgacaatgGATTGTGTGTGAACGAACTATTCACTCTCTTCTAACACATAAGTCGCTTGACGCATTCTCTTTGTCACTCATTAAGTCATTAAGCCAAATATGCACTATTAGAAAATGAAAAGATGTTCCACGATACATAACCTGACGTTTCGGGTGTTGGGCGGTTTCATGTCCTGGGATTGGTCTCATAAGGGAGTTTAATCCTAGCTGTACATACTACATTTTGAACCCCCTAAGACCCATAGTCATTTTTTGCATTAGGTATTGAAAATTCTAGTTATCTCGATCATGGGCGATATCCTGCTGTTAACGACCTGAATATCTCACAAATCCGTTTTGCTTCAAGTAATACTCATTCACCACCTGATTATTTGTTAATACTCAAATCCACGCTTATCTATCTCTccattttcattcattcattccagGAATTTGCGCCATATTCATCCGAAGCAACATCCTCCAGCTCGTCTACGGCTGCATCGGAGCCCTCATCTTCTGCATGTACCTCGTCTACGACACGCAGCTCATGATGGGCGGCAAGCACAAGTACAGCATCAGCCCTGAGGAGTACATCTTCGCTGCGCTCAACTTGTACCTCGATATTGTTAACATCTTCCTGTATATTTTGATGATTATTAGTGCGGCTTCGAAGTAGGCTTCGTAACTATTTACTTAACTATCTGCCAGCCTAGCtggtgacaatcgttgatgctaTGTGACGATCGAAACCACTGTATAAAACCAGTAAGAATTCTTCTAACGAATTTTGCGCCGCGCTGTTTGGccttgagtagcgctcgcacgcagcgaggtgcagagagtacatgTGGAACGCCACTATACGCGCCACGTTGTGTGGCGTGCGCTGGTaggtcgtccttatactgtgtcgaaatgcaactggctctgtcgtgccaacaCGGAAGAGCAAGAGAGAGCTACAAAGCGTGCGTATTTGCGTAACCAGTTGAATAACGAATCTGTTTGTCTATCTATCACTCTTCTACATATTAGTGCGACAGTGATACTTGCGTTTCTTTCGCCATAATAATGGAGTCGTTGGGTAGTTTAGGGTGCAGTCACATCTATCAGAATCGAGCCGCATTTTGTGTACCTTTGAGAAATCGCTTAGTATGAACATGTGTACCTAAGCATGCTTTCAGCTTTCCGATGCGTAAACGTCTTCATACTAACTAGTGATTTCTCATACAAAAATCTGGCTCGATGCTGATAGATTAACTTCACCcttacataatattgtcttcggttaccgcgatggttactcatgaaataaaaccatggaaacggattaaatcgcgtataatgaattttttCCATCCatagtttccatagttttatttcaccctTACAGTTAGGTATTAACTGATCATTTTGAAATGTCAGTATTTTATAATACTTTCCTCTCTTCTGTATAGCTCACTGTGAATTATGTAAGTGTGAGAGTCAGATTATTGCATTTAATTATGAAACTAcaatatttgtaaataaatataagaataaaataacaattaaacATACAAACCTTTTTGAATACGATTTCGCTCCGTCAGTGGAAAGAGTGTAACTGtacggtttactgacgattcgccaaaaaacgtttcccaaagtttcacatccca
This window harbors:
- the LOC125231679 gene encoding protein lifeguard 1-like isoform X2 encodes the protein MDMEDGEAKGFEFNDKSIRRGFIRKVYAILMCQLLVTFGAICLFVYHMPTKRWFLANPYMIWVAFAVTLVTMIAMACCESVRRTTPMNFIFLAIFTLAESFLLGAVSATNAPEAVMMAVGITAAVSLALTLFAFQTKWDFTMMGGFLVCATVALLILGICAIFIRSNILQLVYGCIGALIFCMYLVYDTQLMMGGKHKYSISPEEYIFAALNLYLDIVNIFLYILMIISAASK
- the LOC125231679 gene encoding protein lifeguard 1-like isoform X1, with amino-acid sequence MAEATYAPPGTMDMEDGEAKGFEFNDKSIRRGFIRKVYAILMCQLLVTFGAICLFVYHMPTKRWFLANPYMIWVAFAVTLVTMIAMACCESVRRTTPMNFIFLAIFTLAESFLLGAVSATNAPEAVMMAVGITAAVSLALTLFAFQTKWDFTMMGGFLVCATVALLILGICAIFIRSNILQLVYGCIGALIFCMYLVYDTQLMMGGKHKYSISPEEYIFAALNLYLDIVNIFLYILMIISAASK